The Halomonas sp. KG2 genome contains a region encoding:
- a CDS encoding TonB-dependent hemoglobin/transferrin/lactoferrin family receptor: protein MHFKVFSRSPITAAVILGLLAAQTQVLALAQAQPSVPNSSKATQQTPLQQRYTFDLPEQHLLYSLGEFTSITQISVVRQDGQPIDGTAPALRGEMTADEALRTLLADSSLTISYRNGRTAELLEPATSLTVGNQTAFSTLTVSAERIGDDWVYHEPRAVSVISREQIDRTPPRHAADMLQETPGVYSAVNAQDPGLSVNIRGMQDFGRVNMMVDGMRQNFNDNGHQQRNGTMYVDSELLSDVVIEKGASTGVHGAGAIAGSANFRTIDVDDVLLPGKDIGVRLRGMTGVGGEGNGVNFIGSAAVAGRLGDRWELLAARSNRNFGEYAPGRRRPNYDFLTVGVQDQFHQELQQDVERVRFTDNEQDSNLFKARFHIDDDQSLTFSYLGTELSYNNVSDRQVLRAGEVVDGDNAWRRFGDANTTSDSVSLRYNLNPESPLINFEANAYFVSTEGNRYIEAGRPVIEGGTNMTDLYWMMGSCEQNPVQDRHYNACRAGLDNNNRTEIDTYGFTLENTARFSLGGIDGFSSNHGIEYFIDKGKSTTTQERGGRQFGGSLNTMQPNGERSIASAFGNLQWEDETFTLAAGLRYDYYKLKGSTQLPGAEWTYNDRYAMALRYAQSRLNSAESQCRSPYLSEAKRQRACDRIPQEQAFVNDPTTFPNYQTSNNFNPMWQSETVLHDYDVDNSMDKLLPTLSAAYRPNENIELFANWGRGWRPPALTETLMQGSHPGDPFAVLFPNPHAQPETSRSWDLGANFTAQDLFKRGDRFFSKLSYYDTRVDNYLITSMVNVMPGQPGTGLGHTMFVPNLLPMNFRGLELEIDYDADTWYTQANYTHVLGSDNQFCQRIYPLGSGWIQQDIPNEDGSYPDAHYEAIEAGYESREDQLDNQTYCGIDVIGMNSARQLPMDRGSLTFGTRWFDQRLDVGTRLNYSAGGGPEDFDFDLWPTYVTWDLYASYQVSPNLLLRASMLNVRDRNYVTGYSDIFSKSYGAGRTLMAGAELRF from the coding sequence ATGCATTTTAAGGTTTTTTCCCGATCCCCAATCACTGCCGCTGTGATACTGGGCCTGCTTGCCGCGCAAACTCAGGTACTGGCACTGGCACAGGCCCAGCCCTCTGTACCGAACTCATCCAAGGCGACGCAGCAAACCCCGTTACAACAGCGCTACACGTTCGACCTGCCCGAGCAGCACCTGCTCTACTCGCTCGGTGAGTTCACCAGCATCACCCAGATTTCCGTCGTTCGCCAGGATGGCCAGCCCATCGACGGCACCGCACCTGCCTTACGCGGCGAAATGACAGCCGATGAAGCACTTCGCACACTGCTAGCCGACTCCTCACTAACTATTTCATACCGTAATGGCAGAACCGCCGAGCTGCTGGAGCCAGCAACCTCGCTTACCGTGGGCAACCAAACGGCCTTTAGCACCCTGACCGTATCGGCTGAGCGTATAGGTGACGATTGGGTATATCACGAACCGCGCGCAGTGAGTGTTATCAGCCGCGAACAGATCGATCGTACGCCACCCCGTCATGCCGCCGATATGCTCCAGGAAACGCCCGGCGTTTATAGTGCGGTCAATGCGCAAGACCCAGGGCTGTCGGTCAACATCCGTGGCATGCAAGACTTTGGGCGCGTCAACATGATGGTTGATGGCATGCGCCAGAACTTTAACGATAACGGTCACCAGCAACGCAACGGCACCATGTATGTCGACTCCGAGTTATTGTCGGACGTTGTCATTGAGAAAGGCGCCAGTACGGGGGTACATGGCGCGGGCGCCATCGCCGGTAGCGCCAACTTCCGCACCATCGATGTAGATGATGTTCTTTTACCGGGTAAAGATATCGGCGTGCGCTTACGCGGCATGACCGGCGTAGGTGGCGAAGGCAATGGAGTCAACTTTATTGGTAGCGCGGCTGTGGCCGGGCGCCTTGGCGATCGCTGGGAACTACTGGCGGCACGCAGCAACCGTAATTTCGGCGAATATGCGCCTGGCCGTCGGCGCCCTAATTACGATTTCTTGACAGTCGGCGTGCAGGACCAATTTCACCAAGAACTCCAGCAAGATGTAGAGCGCGTTCGGTTTACCGACAACGAGCAAGACTCGAACCTGTTCAAAGCGCGTTTTCATATCGATGACGATCAGTCGCTAACGTTTTCCTACTTAGGCACCGAACTTTCTTACAACAACGTCTCTGACCGGCAGGTCTTACGAGCCGGAGAGGTAGTCGACGGCGATAATGCCTGGCGCCGCTTTGGCGATGCCAATACCACCTCCGATTCGGTCAGCCTGCGCTATAACCTCAACCCCGAATCGCCTTTGATCAATTTCGAAGCCAATGCCTATTTCGTCTCTACCGAGGGAAACCGCTATATCGAAGCGGGCAGGCCGGTGATTGAGGGCGGCACCAACATGACCGACCTCTACTGGATGATGGGCTCCTGCGAACAAAATCCCGTACAAGATAGGCACTACAATGCTTGTCGCGCTGGTCTAGATAACAATAACCGCACCGAAATAGATACCTACGGCTTTACGCTGGAAAATACCGCGCGCTTTTCACTAGGCGGAATCGATGGGTTTTCGTCCAACCATGGTATCGAGTACTTCATCGACAAGGGCAAATCGACGACGACACAAGAGCGCGGAGGACGACAGTTTGGCGGCAGCCTAAACACCATGCAACCCAACGGTGAACGCAGTATTGCCAGCGCCTTTGGCAACTTACAGTGGGAAGATGAGACGTTTACTCTGGCAGCGGGGCTGCGCTATGACTACTACAAGCTCAAGGGCTCAACTCAACTGCCGGGGGCGGAGTGGACATATAATGATCGCTATGCAATGGCGCTGAGATACGCGCAGTCCAGATTAAATAGCGCAGAAAGTCAGTGTCGCAGTCCGTATCTTTCAGAGGCGAAACGCCAAAGAGCGTGTGATCGAATTCCCCAAGAGCAGGCATTCGTCAATGATCCAACCACTTTTCCTAACTATCAGACCAGCAACAACTTCAATCCAATGTGGCAATCAGAAACCGTGCTGCATGACTATGACGTCGATAACAGCATGGACAAGCTTCTGCCAACGCTATCCGCAGCCTACCGTCCTAATGAGAACATCGAGCTATTTGCCAACTGGGGCCGAGGCTGGCGACCACCGGCACTCACCGAAACTCTGATGCAAGGCAGCCACCCTGGTGACCCTTTTGCAGTGCTATTCCCTAACCCCCATGCACAACCGGAAACCTCGCGCAGCTGGGATCTAGGCGCCAACTTTACTGCCCAGGATCTGTTTAAAAGAGGAGATCGCTTTTTCAGCAAGCTTTCTTACTACGACACCCGTGTGGATAACTACCTGATCACGTCCATGGTAAACGTCATGCCGGGGCAGCCAGGCACCGGGCTAGGTCACACCATGTTCGTCCCCAACTTGCTGCCTATGAACTTCCGTGGCTTAGAGCTGGAAATCGATTACGACGCTGATACTTGGTATACCCAGGCCAACTACACCCACGTTTTAGGCAGCGATAACCAGTTCTGCCAACGCATTTACCCTCTTGGCAGCGGATGGATTCAACAAGACATACCCAATGAAGATGGCAGCTACCCTGACGCTCACTATGAAGCAATCGAAGCGGGCTACGAGTCCCGCGAGGATCAGCTCGATAATCAAACCTATTGCGGCATTGACGTCATCGGCATGAACAGCGCTCGGCAATTGCCCATGGATCGCGGCAGCCTCACCTTTGGTACCCGCTGGTTCGACCAGCGCCTAGATGTAGGCACGCGCCTTAACTACAGCGCAGGCGGTGGCCCAGAGGATTTCGATTTCGACCTCTGGCCCACCTACGTCACGTGGGACCTCTACGCCAGCTATCAGGTCAGCCCTAATCTACTGCTACGCGCCAGCATGCTCAACGTGCGTGACCGCAACTACGTTACCGGCTACTCGGATATTTTCTCCAAGAGTTACGGTGCGGGCCGCACCCTAATGGCCGGGGCAGAACTGCGTTTTTAA
- a CDS encoding FecR domain-containing protein: MADATTAPGQPQHLQLADGSSLLLDGNSALDINLTEMQRGLTLRRGRLWIDAAKDPQHPLIITAGEASVRVIGTHFSVMRSGDRVTVTVEEGQVAVSDNLDHQAMLVGGQQIALQGGALGPVSTVAIPLTRAWKEGRIIFDDAEISEVVAQLERMLPGRVLIDKQAFSELRVSGSFHANQPAALIETLTDVFGITVHNLPGNLLWLRPTHTS, from the coding sequence ATGGCTGACGCCACCACAGCACCAGGACAACCCCAGCACCTTCAACTGGCAGATGGCTCATCGCTGCTACTTGATGGCAATAGTGCCCTGGATATTAACCTCACCGAGATGCAGCGGGGCTTAACATTACGCCGCGGCCGCCTGTGGATTGATGCCGCCAAAGACCCCCAGCATCCGCTAATTATTACCGCCGGAGAGGCGTCGGTGCGCGTTATAGGCACTCACTTTTCGGTAATGCGTAGCGGCGATCGTGTCACCGTCACGGTGGAAGAGGGGCAAGTAGCGGTCAGCGACAACCTGGACCACCAAGCCATGCTAGTGGGAGGCCAGCAAATTGCCTTGCAAGGTGGTGCACTTGGCCCAGTCTCAACAGTGGCAATCCCCCTGACGCGCGCCTGGAAGGAGGGAAGAATAATTTTTGACGATGCTGAAATCAGCGAGGTCGTGGCACAGCTTGAACGCATGCTACCAGGGCGTGTACTTATTGATAAGCAAGCATTTTCCGAGCTTCGCGTCTCTGGCAGTTTTCATGCCAACCAACCAGCCGCGTTAATTGAAACATTAACCGATGTGTTTGGCATCACAGTGCATAACCTGCCTGGCAACCTGCTTTGGCTACGCCCCACCCATACCAGTTAA
- a CDS encoding biliverdin-producing heme oxygenase, protein MEALFSPPKGANTLPLSKRLKLDTHSTHERVDEAIMALSPFASLKGYQRFLVVQYQFQRRTAPLYHQQNLCAWLEGLPQRCRYSAVISDCQDLALNLNDLKELSLPEPAIDSQAAALGWLYVNEGSNLGAAFLLNYASQLGLSANFGARHLAPSDSGRGLHWRRFTAQLDAISLSDEQSIQALNGAREAFQFVRSLASIALNNH, encoded by the coding sequence ATGGAAGCACTTTTCTCCCCGCCCAAAGGGGCAAACACTCTCCCGTTAAGTAAACGGTTAAAACTTGATACACACTCAACGCATGAGCGTGTTGATGAAGCCATTATGGCGCTATCTCCATTTGCCAGCCTAAAAGGTTACCAGCGCTTTCTTGTGGTTCAGTACCAGTTTCAACGCCGTACAGCACCTCTCTATCATCAACAGAACCTATGCGCCTGGCTGGAAGGATTACCCCAGCGTTGCCGTTACAGCGCCGTGATTAGTGATTGCCAAGACCTAGCCCTAAACCTAAACGATTTAAAGGAGCTCTCCCTCCCAGAGCCAGCTATCGATTCCCAAGCAGCCGCACTTGGCTGGCTCTATGTGAATGAAGGCTCTAACCTAGGTGCCGCTTTTTTGCTCAATTACGCCAGCCAACTAGGACTCTCCGCTAATTTTGGCGCCCGGCACCTTGCTCCCAGCGATTCAGGGCGAGGGCTACATTGGCGTCGTTTTACTGCTCAGTTGGATGCTATATCACTATCAGACGAACAATCTATTCAGGCACTAAACGGCGCGCGAGAAGCATTTCAGTTCGTCAGGTCGCTGGCCTCAATAGCGCTAAATAACCACTAG
- a CDS encoding TonB-dependent hemoglobin/transferrin/lactoferrin family receptor, with product MHLKVFPRSSITAAVMLGLLATQTQVQAQPSAQNSVDAPQQTPFQQLYTFDLPEQHLLYSLGEFTATTQISVVRQDGQPIDGTAPALRGEMTADEALRTLLADSSLTISYRNGRTAELLEPATSLTVGNQTAFSTLTVSAERIGDDWVYHEPRAVSVISREQIDRTPPRHAADMLQETPGVYSAVNAQDPGLSVNIRGMQDFGRVNMMVDGMRQNFNDNGHQQRNGTMYVDSELLSDVVIEKGASTGVHGAGAIAGSANFRTIDVDDVLLPGKDIGVRLRGMTGVGGEGNGVNFIGSAAVAGRLGDRWELLAARSNRNFGEYAPGRRRPNYDFLTVGVQDEFHQQIEQDVERVRFTDNEQDSNLFKARFHIDDDQSLTFSYLGTELSYNNVSDRQVLDPVDGSVRDGDDAWRRFGDASTTSDSVSLRYNLNPSSPLINLEANAYFVSTEGQRYTEAGRPVVQGGTNMTELAWMIGVCETNPVQDMYYNACRAGLDNNNRTQIDTYGFTLENTARFSLSGMDGFSSNHGIEYFIDKGESTTTQERGGRQLASTDNTMQPSGERSIASAFGNLQWENETFTLAAGLRYDYYKLDGSTKLPGAEWTYRDRYAMASRHAENQLANRTRNCHNPSPGSSERSIQRACDSIAAYEGYANDPTTFPGYETSGHFNPMWLSETVPHDYDVDNSMDKLLPTLSAAYRPNENIELFANWGRGWRPPSLTETLMQGSHPGDPFAVLFPNPHAQPETSRSWDVGANFTAQNLFRDGDRFFSKLSYYDTRVDNYLITSMVNVMPGQVGGLGHTMFVPNLLPMNFRGLELEIDYDAENWYTQANYTHVLGSDNQFCQKVYPLGSGNIREDMPDENGNYSDAHYEAIEAGYDSYEAMRDDLTYCGIDVIGMNSARQLPMDRGSLVFGTRWLDQRLDVGTRLNYSAAGGPEDFDFDLWPSYVTWDLYASYQVNPNLLLRATMLNVRDRNYVTGYSDIFSKSYGAGRTLMAGAELRF from the coding sequence ATGCACTTAAAGGTTTTCCCCCGATCGTCAATCACCGCCGCTGTGATGCTGGGCCTGCTTGCCACTCAAACTCAGGTACAGGCCCAGCCCTCTGCGCAAAACTCAGTCGATGCGCCACAGCAGACTCCCTTTCAGCAGCTCTATACGTTCGACCTTCCCGAGCAGCATCTGCTCTACTCGTTGGGCGAGTTCACAGCGACTACCCAGATTTCCGTCGTTCGCCAGGATGGTCAACCTATCGACGGTACCGCACCTGCCTTACGCGGCGAAATGACAGCCGATGAAGCACTTCGCACACTGCTAGCCGACTCCTCACTAACTATTTCATACCGTAATGGCAGAACCGCCGAGCTGCTGGAGCCAGCAACCTCGCTTACCGTGGGCAACCAAACGGCCTTTAGCACCCTGACCGTATCGGCTGAGCGTATAGGTGACGATTGGGTATATCACGAACCGCGCGCAGTGAGTGTTATCAGCCGCGAACAGATCGATCGTACGCCACCCCGTCATGCCGCCGATATGCTCCAGGAAACGCCCGGCGTTTATAGTGCGGTCAATGCGCAAGACCCAGGGCTGTCGGTCAACATCCGTGGCATGCAAGACTTTGGGCGCGTCAACATGATGGTTGATGGCATGCGCCAGAACTTTAACGATAACGGTCACCAGCAACGCAACGGCACCATGTATGTCGACTCCGAGTTATTGTCGGACGTTGTCATTGAGAAAGGCGCCAGTACGGGGGTACATGGCGCGGGCGCCATCGCCGGTAGCGCCAACTTCCGCACCATCGATGTGGACGATGTTCTTTTACCGGGTAAAGATATAGGCGTGCGCTTACGCGGCATGACCGGCGTAGGTGGCGAAGGTAATGGAGTTAACTTTATTGGTAGCGCGGCTGTGGCTGGGCGCCTTGGCGACCGCTGGGAACTACTGGCGGCGCGCAGCAACCGTAATTTCGGCGAATATGCGCCTGGGCGTCGGCGCCCCAACTATGACTTCCTGACGGTAGGTGTTCAGGATGAGTTTCACCAGCAGATAGAGCAAGACGTCGAACGGGTCAGATTTACAGATAACGAACAGGACTCCAACCTGTTCAAGGCACGCTTTCATATCGATGACGACCAATCGCTAACGTTCTCTTACTTGGGTACCGAGCTCTCCTATAACAACGTTTCCGATCGTCAGGTACTCGACCCCGTCGATGGTAGCGTGCGCGACGGCGATGATGCCTGGCGCCGCTTTGGCGACGCCAGTACAACCTCCGACTCGGTCAGCCTGCGCTATAACCTTAACCCCTCCTCCCCTCTGATTAACCTGGAGGCTAACGCCTACTTCGTTTCAACAGAAGGGCAGCGTTATACCGAAGCTGGCCGGCCTGTGGTTCAGGGTGGCACCAACATGACCGAGCTGGCCTGGATGATAGGCGTCTGCGAGACCAATCCGGTTCAGGATATGTACTACAACGCCTGCCGGGCGGGGCTTGACAACAATAACCGCACTCAAATCGATACCTACGGCTTTACATTGGAGAATACCGCGCGCTTTTCACTAAGTGGCATGGACGGTTTCTCCTCTAACCACGGTATTGAGTATTTTATTGATAAGGGCGAGTCCACCACCACACAGGAGCGTGGCGGACGCCAGTTGGCCTCGACCGACAACACCATGCAGCCCAGCGGAGAGCGCAGTATTGCCAGCGCCTTTGGCAATCTGCAGTGGGAAAACGAGACCTTTACCCTGGCGGCAGGGCTTCGTTACGACTACTACAAGCTTGATGGCTCCACCAAGTTGCCTGGAGCGGAATGGACTTATCGTGACCGCTATGCCATGGCTTCGCGGCACGCAGAGAATCAGTTGGCAAATCGAACCAGAAATTGTCATAACCCCTCCCCCGGTTCAAGTGAGCGCTCGATACAGAGGGCTTGCGATAGCATTGCTGCTTATGAAGGCTACGCCAACGACCCAACCACTTTCCCCGGCTATGAGACAAGCGGCCATTTCAATCCAATGTGGCTCTCAGAAACCGTGCCACATGACTATGACGTCGATAACAGCATGGACAAACTTCTGCCAACGCTATCCGCAGCCTATCGCCCCAATGAGAACATTGAGCTGTTTGCCAACTGGGGCCGCGGCTGGCGGCCACCCTCACTTACCGAAACACTCATGCAGGGCAGCCACCCCGGCGACCCCTTTGCGGTTCTGTTCCCTAACCCCCATGCACAGCCGGAAACCTCGCGCAGTTGGGATGTAGGCGCCAACTTTACTGCCCAGAACCTGTTTCGCGATGGAGACCGCTTTTTCAGCAAGCTCTCCTACTACGATACCCGCGTGGACAACTACCTGATCACTTCCATGGTTAACGTGATGCCAGGACAGGTAGGGGGATTAGGCCACACCATGTTCGTGCCCAACCTGCTACCGATGAACTTCCGTGGTTTAGAGCTGGAGATCGATTACGACGCTGAAAATTGGTATACCCAAGCTAACTACACCCATGTTCTGGGTAGCGATAATCAATTCTGCCAAAAGGTCTACCCACTAGGCAGCGGCAATATCCGCGAGGATATGCCAGATGAGAACGGCAACTACTCTGACGCCCACTACGAAGCCATCGAGGCAGGCTACGACTCTTATGAAGCCATGAGAGATGACCTGACCTATTGCGGCATCGATGTCATCGGTATGAACAGCGCCCGGCAATTGCCGATGGATCGCGGCAGTCTGGTATTCGGCACCCGCTGGTTAGATCAGCGCCTGGATGTGGGCACCCGCCTTAACTACAGCGCCGCAGGCGGCCCAGAAGATTTTGACTTTGATTTGTGGCCCAGCTACGTCACCTGGGACCTCTACGCTAGCTACCAAGTCAACCCTAACCTGCTACTGCGTGCCACCATGCTTAACGTGCGCGATCGCAACTACGTTACCGGCTACTCGGATATTTTCTCCAAGAGTTACGGGGCGGGCCGCACCCTAATGGCCGGGGCAGAACTGCGTTTTTAA
- a CDS encoding heme acquisition protein HasA yields MSISYTYDETWFPSDFTSGTLESLLLDFQTNGAEGEHDNSNPGGINTGGFYTNGVGSGLAGDTYAMANSDGAFAFSATGDISYNFAAHALTGTLESITLGSFLNSDGTVTNDFITFTFDDPIVSENSGRDNTVHDIIWGLMNGKVEGAEDSAGTTNDGGLLAVLDDAGILDDAIPASVTGVSTSEFDFALAA; encoded by the coding sequence ATGTCTATTAGCTATACTTACGATGAAACTTGGTTCCCCAGCGATTTCACTTCCGGGACACTGGAGAGTCTACTGCTCGATTTTCAGACAAACGGGGCGGAAGGAGAGCACGATAATAGTAACCCGGGCGGTATCAACACCGGTGGTTTCTATACCAATGGGGTGGGCTCGGGCCTTGCGGGCGATACTTACGCCATGGCCAATAGCGATGGTGCTTTTGCCTTCTCAGCCACCGGAGATATCTCCTATAACTTCGCCGCCCATGCACTGACAGGCACCCTGGAAAGCATCACGCTGGGTTCCTTCCTCAACAGCGACGGAACGGTGACTAACGACTTCATCACCTTTACCTTCGACGACCCGATTGTGTCCGAGAACAGCGGCCGCGACAACACCGTCCACGACATCATCTGGGGCCTGATGAACGGTAAAGTGGAAGGTGCTGAGGACAGCGCTGGCACTACGAATGACGGCGGCCTGCTGGCGGTACTGGACGATGCCGGTATTCTCGACGATGCCATCCCAGCATCCGTCACTGGTGTCTCTACCAGCGAATTCGATTTCGCTCTGGCTGCGTGA
- a CDS encoding type I secretion system permease/ATPase codes for MTPSQRQPGNELYQALGRYRGTLRSVGLFSAVINLLMLVPPLYMLQVYDRVLASGNTTTLMMLTGMALGLLALMGALEYIRSLAVIHIGERFDEQLGERVYAAAFERGLSGQAAQAGQATRDLDSLRQFITGNAVFAFFDAPWFPLYLLVMFMFHPWIGCLALGGAVVLVGLAWLNERLSQPPLREAGSLSLQANAMAEAQLRHADAIESMGMLSAFTRRWSHLHEGFVALQGLASERTALVTAISKSLRVALQSLVLGLGAWLAIGGQISPGTMIAGSILMGRALSPIDQVINAWRQWSSTRLAYQRLGNLLTAHPARQPGMDLPAPLGKLNVEPVSATPPSGKVPTLVQVGFQLEAGSVLGVIGPSGSGKSTLAKLLVGVWKPKIGTVRLDGADIKSWNKVLLGPHIGYLPQDVELFAGSVAENIARFSEPDPMKVVEAAKTAGVHELILALPNGYDTYLGDSGVGLSGGQRQRIALARALYGPPALVVLDEPNASLDDAGEKALLEALQRLRERHVTVVLITHRPQVLKATSHLLVLREGRLQKFGPTEEILQTLSAARPAAAPANGAMASPYAQSAYTYGNVSINRQEQRA; via the coding sequence ATGACCCCCTCCCAACGCCAGCCCGGAAACGAACTCTACCAAGCACTCGGCCGCTATCGCGGCACACTGCGCTCGGTAGGGCTGTTCAGTGCGGTTATCAATCTACTGATGCTAGTGCCGCCGCTGTATATGCTGCAGGTCTATGATCGCGTACTGGCTTCCGGCAATACCACCACGCTCATGATGCTAACGGGCATGGCGCTGGGGCTGCTGGCGTTAATGGGTGCCTTGGAGTACATACGTAGCCTGGCAGTCATTCATATTGGCGAACGGTTCGATGAACAACTGGGGGAGCGGGTTTACGCGGCGGCCTTCGAGCGCGGGCTAAGCGGCCAGGCAGCCCAGGCGGGGCAAGCCACTCGGGATCTTGATTCGCTGCGCCAATTTATCACCGGCAACGCGGTATTTGCGTTCTTCGATGCCCCCTGGTTCCCGTTGTATTTGCTGGTGATGTTTATGTTCCACCCCTGGATTGGTTGCCTGGCACTGGGGGGCGCCGTGGTACTGGTGGGCTTAGCGTGGCTGAATGAACGGCTTTCCCAGCCGCCGCTGCGTGAAGCGGGTTCGCTTTCTTTACAGGCCAATGCCATGGCGGAAGCACAATTGCGCCATGCCGATGCCATCGAGTCGATGGGTATGCTGTCGGCCTTTACCCGCCGCTGGTCGCACCTGCACGAGGGCTTTGTCGCGCTGCAGGGGCTGGCCAGCGAGCGTACCGCTCTGGTTACCGCTATCTCCAAGAGTCTGCGCGTCGCATTGCAGTCACTGGTGCTAGGGTTGGGCGCTTGGTTAGCGATTGGCGGGCAGATCAGCCCTGGCACGATGATCGCGGGCTCTATCCTGATGGGCCGTGCGCTCAGCCCCATTGATCAGGTCATCAATGCCTGGCGGCAGTGGTCATCGACACGGCTGGCTTACCAACGCTTGGGTAACCTGCTAACAGCACACCCGGCCCGCCAGCCAGGCATGGATCTCCCTGCCCCGCTGGGCAAGCTTAATGTGGAGCCGGTGAGCGCCACGCCGCCCAGCGGAAAAGTACCCACGCTGGTTCAAGTGGGCTTCCAATTGGAAGCAGGCAGCGTGCTCGGTGTTATCGGGCCTTCGGGGTCAGGCAAATCTACTCTGGCCAAACTGCTGGTGGGTGTTTGGAAGCCGAAGATCGGCACCGTGCGTCTTGATGGTGCCGATATCAAGAGCTGGAACAAAGTGCTACTGGGGCCACATATCGGCTACCTGCCTCAGGATGTCGAGCTGTTTGCAGGTAGTGTGGCGGAGAATATCGCCCGCTTCAGCGAACCAGACCCCATGAAGGTCGTCGAGGCCGCTAAAACGGCTGGCGTACACGAACTGATTCTGGCACTCCCCAATGGCTACGACACCTATTTGGGAGACAGTGGAGTCGGCCTTTCGGGCGGGCAGCGCCAGCGTATTGCCCTGGCCAGGGCGCTCTACGGCCCCCCGGCGCTCGTTGTGCTGGACGAACCCAATGCAAGCCTTGATGACGCCGGAGAAAAAGCACTCTTGGAAGCGTTACAGCGACTGCGCGAACGCCACGTTACGGTGGTGCTGATCACCCACCGCCCTCAGGTACTCAAGGCCACCTCTCACTTGCTAGTACTACGTGAAGGCCGCCTGCAGAAGTTCGGCCCCACTGAAGAGATATTGCAAACCCTGAGCGCTGCCCGCCCAGCGGCAGCACCTGCCAATGGCGCGATGGCCAGCCCGTATGCGCAAAGCGCTTATACCTACGGCAATGTTTCCATCAATCGTCAGGAGCAGCGCGCATGA